A region of the Denitrificimonas caeni genome:
CCGATCACTATGGCTTTAGTTTAGAAACACCTTTTAAAGAGCTGGATGCCAGCACGCAGAAAGTTGTGTTGCACGGCACAGGTAAAACAGACATTGAGTTCCGTTACCTCAACGACCGTGGCGACATTGTTAAACGCTCACACCCATTTGAAGGCATAGTGCCCAACTTAGAGCGGCGCTACCGGGAAACCGAGTCCAATACCGTCCGTGAAGAGCTGGCCAAGTATTTAAGTACCCAAGCCTGCCCTGACTGTGAAGGTGCACGCCTGCGTCGGGAAGCGCGCCATGTGTGGGTCGGCGACAATACTTTACCCACCATTACCGCCATGCCAATCGGCGAAGCCTTTGAGTATTTCAGCGCCTTAAGCTTGCCCGGCAAACGTGGTGAGATTGCCGAGAAAATCCTTAAAGAAATCAGTGCGCGTTTACAGTTTCTAGTCAACGTTGGCTTAAATTACCTCACCTTGAACCGCAGCGCCGACACCTTGTCTGGCGGCGAAGCCCAGCGTATTCGTTTGGCCAGTCAAATTGGTGCAGGCTTAGTTGGGGTCATGTATATCCTTGATGAGCCATCTATTGGTTTACATCAACGCGACAATGAACGCCTACTCAATACGCTCGATCACCTGCGTAAAATCGGCAACACTGTAATTGTCGTCGAGCATGATGAAGATGCTATTCGTATGGCTGATTACGTGGTTGATATTGGCCCTGGAGCTGGCGTGCACGGCGGTGAAGTGGTTGCTCAAGGCACGCCTGCCGAAGTGATGGCCAACCCTGCGTCTCTAACCGGTCAGTACTTATCTGGCGCAGTGCAAATCACTTACCCTGCTGAGCGCACACCGATTAACCCGGAAAAAATGCTGCGTTTATATGGCGCGCGGGGCAATAACCTCAAAAATGTCAATTTAGACTTACCCCTGGGTCTGCTCACCTGTGTTACTGGGGTCTCTGGCTCAGGTAAATCAACTCTAATTAACAATACGTTATATCCGCTAATGGCCACCGCTCTCAACGGGGCCACTACCTTAGAAGCCGCGCCTTACGATACTCTGGAAGGTGTTGAGCAACTGGACAAGGTGGTGGATATTGACCAAAGCCCAATTGGCCGTACACCACGCTCCAACCCCGCAACCTATACGGGTATTTTCACCCCTATCCGTGAGCTCTTTGCCGGTGTAGCTGAGTCCCGTGCGCGCGGTTATAGCCCTGGACGTTTTTCCTTTAACGTCAAAGGTGGCCGCTGTGAAGCCTGCCAAGGCGACGGTGTTATTAAAGTTGAAATGCACTTCTTAGCTGACATTTATGTGGCCTGCGACACCTGTAAGAGCAAGCGTTACAACCGTGAAACTCTGGATATTCGCTATAAAGGCAAAAACATCCATGAAGTGCTGGATATGACCATCGAAGAAGCGCGAGCTTTCTTTGACCCAATCCCAGCCCTAGCACGGCGCTTACAAACCCTCGTAGATGTGGGCCTGTCCTATATTCGCCTCGGACAAAGTGCAACGACGTTATCCGGCGGTGAAGCACAACGGGTCAAGCTCTCCCGTGAGCTATCCAAGCGCGACACTGGACAAACGCTGTATATCCTCGACGAGCCCACCACAGGTTTGCACTTTGCTGATATTCAGCAATTATTGGATGTATTGCACCGCTTACGCGACCGCGGCAATACTGTTGTGGTGATTGAACACAATCTCGATGTGATTAAAACCGCAGACTGGATTATTGATTTGGGCCCTGAAGGCGGTTCTGGTGGTGGTGAGATTATTGCCACCGGCACCCCTGAAGAAATCGCTGCTGTAGCAATCTCACACACAGGCCGCTTCTTAACAGACAAACTCTAAGCGCTAAAACAACACGGGCCTCATTAAGAGACCCGTGTTGTAACGCCTTGTAATGCTGTTACAGCTTACTTCGGCAACTCCAGACCTAATGCCTTAGCAACCCCAGCACCGTAGGCAGGATCAGCCTGCATACAGTGACAGATGTGCTTCATCTTGATCTCATCTGGTACGCCATTCATATTACGCGCTGTATTTTCAAACAACACTTGTTGCTCCGCGGCACTCAATAAACGGAACAGATTGCCCGGCTGAGTAAAATAATCCGGCTCATCTTGCCAATAATCAAAGCGATCAGCAGCACCCTCTAAAGCCAATGGTGGCTCTGAGAAATCAGGCTGCTCTTGCCACTCACCCTGGCTGTTAGGCTCATAATGCAAGCGACTGCCTTGATTGCCGTCCACGCGCATCGCACCATCACGGTGGTAGTTGTGGTATGGGCAACGGGGGGTGTTCACCGGAATTTGATAGTGATTGACGCCTAAACGGTAACGCTGGGCATCACCATAGGAAAACAAGCGCCCCTGCAGCATGCGGTCCGGCGAGAAGCTAATGCCCGGGACAATATGCGCTGGGTTAAAGGCCGCCTGCTCAACGTCAGCAAAGTAGTTCTCTGGGTTTTTATTGAGCTCAAAGTAACCCACCTCAATCAGGGGGTAATCACCTTTGGGCCAAATCTTGGTCAGGTCAAAGGGATGATACGGCACTTTAGCTGCATCGGCTTCCGGCATGATTTGTACGTACATGGTCCAGCGCGGGAAGTCCCCACCTTCAATGGCTTCATATAAGTCACGCTGTGAACTTTCACGATCCATACCCACTAACTCAGCGGCTTCTTGGTCAGTGAGGTTTTTAATCCCCTGCTGAGTTTTAAAATGGAACTTGACCCAGTAACGCTCGTTATCAGCATTAATAAAACTAAAGGTATGCGAGCCAAAACCATGCATATGCCGGAAGGATGCAGGAATACCGCGATCACTCATCAAGATCGTCACCTGGTGCAGCGCTTCAGGGAGACCGGTCCAGAAGTCCCAGTTATTGGTCGGACTGCGCATATTAGTGCGCGGATCACGCTTCACCGCGTGGTTAAGATCAGGGAACTTAAGTGGATCACGGAAGAAGAATACCGGGGTGTTGTTACCCACTAAATCCCAGTTACCTTGCTCAGTATAAAAACGCATGGCAAAACCACGAATATCACGCTCAGCATCAGCAGCGCCGCGCTCACCCGCTACCGTGGAGAAGCGCACAAACATATCGGTTTGCTTGCCCACTTCGCTGAACAAAGCCGCTTTGCTGTATTGAGTAATATCATGGGTCACGGTGAAACTACCAAAGGCACCAGAACCTTTAGCATGCATGCGGCGCTCAGGAATCACTTCGCGATCGAAGTGTGCCAGTTTTTCCAAAAACCAAACGTCTTGCAACAACATTGGTCCACGAGAGCCTGCAGTTAAACTGTCTTGGTTATTAGCAATCGGACATCCTGAAACAGATGTAAGTTTCGGCTTGTCAGTCATGGTATTTCTCCTGCTGCTTGATAGGTAAGTAGACTCAGCACAAGACTAGCGAAAAAAGTAACAGCTACCTAATGTAATTCTCAAAACTCGACGATAGTTTATTACTATACAAAATACAGGCATAAAAAAACCGAGCACTAGGCTCGGTTTTTTTGAACTGCGATATAGCTTACTCTGCGACTTCTACTTCACCAGCGACCGGACGGTCAACCAGCTCAACATAAGCCATAGGGGCGTTATCGCCAGCACGGAAACCGCATTTTAAAATGCGCAGGTATCCGCCTTGACGAGTTGCATAACGCTTACCTAAATCATTGAACAATTTACCCACTGCTTCTTTCGAGCGAGTACGGTCAAATGCTAAACGACGGTTAGCAACGCTATCTTCTTTAGCTAAAGTAATTAACGGCTCAGCAACGCGGCGCAGTTCTTTGGCTTTAGGCAAAGTAGTTTTAATCAGTTCATGCTCGAACAGCGACACTGCCATGTTTTGAAACATAGCCTTGCGGTGGGCGCTGGTACGGCTTAGGTGACGGCCACTTTTACGATGACGCATGATTCAATTCCTTACCAAACTCTTCGGTTCGGTGATAAATGGCGATCAGGCCGTAGCCTTATCGTCTTTCTTCAAACTTGCCGGCGGCCAGTTATCAAGGCGCATACCGAGGGACAGACCACGCGAGGCTAAAACATCCTTGATTTCAGTCAGGGATTTTTTACCCAAGTTCGGTGTTTTTAACAATTCTACTTCGGTGCGCTGAATCAGATCACCAATGTAGTAAATGCTTTCTGCTTTGAGGCAGTTTGCCGAACGCACAGTCAACTCTAAATCATCAACCGGACGCAACAAGATTGGATCAATCTCATCTTCCGGCTTCTCTTCAACCTGCTCTACTTCACTCTGAAGATCAACGAATGCTGCTAACTGATGTTGCAGAATTGTTGCACTGCGACGAATCGCTTCTTCAGGGTCAAGGGTGCCATTGGTTTCAAGATCAATGATCAGTTTGTCCAAGTTAGTACGCTGCTCAACACGGGCGTTTTCCACCACGTATGCAACACGACGAACAGGGCTGAATAATGAATCGATTTGCAAACGACCAATGCTACGAGTTTCATCTTCGTCAGTAAAACGAGAATCCGCTGATTCATAGCCACGGCCACGTGCAATACGCAGCTTCATATTCAATGCGCCCTTGTCAGCCAGATTGGCAATCACGTGGTCGCCATTGACGATTTCCACATCATGATCCAGCTTAATATCGGCAGCAGTCACCACGCCCGGCCCTTTTTTGCTCAGAGTTAACGTGGCTTCGTCACGACCGTGCAAAATAACTGCAAGGCCTTTCAGGTTAAGAAGAATCTCAATGACATCTTCTTGAACCCCTTCAATAGCACTGTACTCGTGCAATACGCCGTCGATTTCAACTTCGACGACAGCACAGCCAGGCATTGAAGACAACAATATACGCCGTAGCGCGTTGCCCAAAGTATGTCCAAATCCACGCTCGAGAGGCTCAAGCGTGATTTTGGCGCGGGTCGGACTGACCATGTCAACGTTAATTTGACGAGGGGTCAGGAACTCATTTACCGAAATCTGCATGGATACACCTATTTTCTAGCCCTTACTTGGAGTAGAGCTCGACAATCAGGCTTTCGTTGATGTCGGCTGACAGATCACTGCGCTCAGGAATGCTTTTGAACACACCTGACTTTTTCTCTGCATCTACATCAACCCACTCGACGCGACCACGTTGGGTGCACAACTCGAGAGCCTGGGAAATACGTAATTGGTTTTTGGACTTTTCACGTACCGCTACAACATCACCAGGCTGAACCTGATATGAAGGAATGTTGACAGTCTTGCCATTGATGGTAATCGACTTGTGCGATACCAACTGACGTGACTCTGCACGTGTAGAACCATAACCCATACGGTATACGACGTTATCCAAACGAGCCTCTAAAAGCTGCAGCAGGTTTTCACCGGTTGCACCTTTACGGCGCGCTGCTTCTTTATAGTAGCTGGCGAACTGACGCTCAAGGACGCCATACATGCGGCGAACTTTTTGCTTTTCACGCAGCTGAGTACCGTACTCGGATAAACGAGTGCGACGCTGACCATGCTGGCCAGGTGCTGATTCAATGTTGCATTTAGATTCAATCGCGCGTGAACCACTCTTCAAGAAGAGGTCTGTACCTTCACGACGGGACAGTTTGCATTTGGGACCAATGTAACGAGCCATTTTTGACTGTCTCCTAATTTACACGCGGCGCTTTTTCGGCGGGCGGCATCCGTTATGTGGGATGGGCGTCACGTCGGTGATGCTTGCGATTTTATAACCACAACCATTCAAGGCGCGGACTGCTGATTCACGACCAGGACCAGGGCCCTTGACGTTGACATCTAAATTTTTCAAACCATATTCCAGAGCCGCTTGACCAGCACGCTCTGCTGCAACTTGCGCAGCAAACGGTGTGCTTTTACGCGAACCGCGGAAACCAGAACCACCTGAGGTAGCCCATGACAGAGCATTACCCTGACGGTCTGTAATTGTGATAATTGTGTTGTTAAAAGATGCGTGTACATGGGCGATGCCATCTACAACTGTCTTTTTAACTTTTTTACGAGGACGAGCAGCTGCTTTAGCCATTAATCAAATTCCTATCTAGAACCAATACGGATTACCTACGGATCGGCTTACGTGGGCCTTTACGGGTACGTGCGTTGGTTTTGGTACGCTGACCACGGAGCGGTAAGCTACGACGGTGACGTAAGCCACGGTAGCAACCTAAGTCCATCAAGCGCTTGATGTTCATGTTGATTTCGCGGCGTAAGTCACCTTCTGTATGAAGTTTTGCAACTTCGCCACGCAACTGCTCGACCTGCTCATCAGAGAGATCTTGAAGCTTTGCTGCTGGATTAACTCCAGTAGCAGCGCAAATCTTTTGCGCAGTTGTCCGACCAATACCATAGATATAGGTCAGCGAGATAACAGTATGCTTGTTATCCGGAATGTTAACGCCTGCAATACGGGCCATTCAGTGTAACTCCAATTGACAGCGACTTACTTTCAGGAAGCCAAGATCGAAAGCAAGAACCAATGCTGTATAACTATTATTCAACCGAACAGCGCACTAGCTGTTCGGTTCATGACACAACACAATTAGCCTTGGCGCTGCTTGTGACGTGGTTCCGCTTTGCAGATCACGCGAATGACACCTTCACGGCGTACGATCTTACAGTTGCGGCAAAGCTTTTTAACCGATGCACGAACTTTCATCATTAACTCCTATAGCCTAAAGAACTCTTAGCGCATTAAACCGCTACCGTAACTCTTCAGGTTGGATTTTTTCATCAGGGAGTCGTACTGGTTAGAAACGAGGTGTGATTGTACTTGAGCCATGAAGTCCATTACAACCACAACAACGATCAATAGCGACGTCCCGCCGAGATAAAACGGCACATTTGCTGCCACAACCAAAAATTGCGGTAACAAACACACAGCCGTCATGTACAAGGCACCAAACGCGGTCAAACGAGTTAACACACTATCAATGTAGCGTGCTGACTGTTCACCCGGACGGATACCCGGAATAAACGCACCGGATTTTTTCAGGTTTTCAGCAACATCTTTAGGGTTAAACATCAATGCTGTATAGAAGAAGCAGAAGAAAATAATCCCTGCACTAAACAATATAATGTTTAACGGCTGCCCTGGTGCCAGCGCTTGCGAAACATCAGCAAGCCACGACATGCTCTCTGACTGGCCAAACCACTGGCCAAGAGACGCCGGGAACAACAAGATACTACTGGCGAAAATAGCAGGAATCACACCGGCCATATTCACTTTCAAAGGCAAGTGACTGGTTTGCGCAGCAAATACTTTGCGACCCTGTTGGCGCTTAGCATAGTGCACAGCAATACGACGCTGACCACGCTCAATAAAGACCACAAACCCAATGATTGCAACAGCAAGAATACCAATAGCAATCAAAGCGAAAATATTAATATCGCCTTGACGGGCAGACTCGAAAGACTGACCAATTGCAGAAGGCAACCCAGCAACGATACCGGCAAAAATCAGCATTGAAATGCCGTTACCTACACCGCGCTCGGTAATTTGCTCACCTAACCACATCATAAACATTGCACCGGCCACAAAGGTGGTGATAGCAACGAAATAGAAGTTAAAGTCAGTTGCAAAAGCAACACCTTGACTGGCCAAGCCCACGGACATACCGATTGCTTGTACAAATGCCAGCAACAAGGTGCCGTATCGGGTGTACTGGCTTATCTTACGACGACCAGACTCACCTTCTTTCTTCAATTGTTCCAGATGAGGGCTCACAGCGGTCATCAACTGCATGATAATCGACGCCGAAATATACGGCATGATACCAAGCGCGAAGATACTCATACGCTCGAGCGCACCACCAGAGAACATGTTGAACAGGCTGAGAATAGTTCCCTCATTCTGTCGAAACAGGTCAGCGAGCCGATCGGGGTTGATTCCTGGAACAGGAATATGTGCACCAATACGGTAGACAACTATTGCCATGAACAGGAAGCGTAAACGTGCCCACAATTCAGACAAACCACCACCGCCCACTGCAGAGAGAGAACCTTGCTTAGCCATTTATTCCTCGATTTTT
Encoded here:
- the rplQ gene encoding 50S ribosomal protein L17, whose product is MRHRKSGRHLSRTSAHRKAMFQNMAVSLFEHELIKTTLPKAKELRRVAEPLITLAKEDSVANRRLAFDRTRSKEAVGKLFNDLGKRYATRQGGYLRILKCGFRAGDNAPMAYVELVDRPVAGEVEVAE
- the rpsK gene encoding 30S ribosomal protein S11; translation: MAKAAARPRKKVKKTVVDGIAHVHASFNNTIITITDRQGNALSWATSGGSGFRGSRKSTPFAAQVAAERAGQAALEYGLKNLDVNVKGPGPGRESAVRALNGCGYKIASITDVTPIPHNGCRPPKKRRV
- a CDS encoding catalase gives rise to the protein MTDKPKLTSVSGCPIANNQDSLTAGSRGPMLLQDVWFLEKLAHFDREVIPERRMHAKGSGAFGSFTVTHDITQYSKAALFSEVGKQTDMFVRFSTVAGERGAADAERDIRGFAMRFYTEQGNWDLVGNNTPVFFFRDPLKFPDLNHAVKRDPRTNMRSPTNNWDFWTGLPEALHQVTILMSDRGIPASFRHMHGFGSHTFSFINADNERYWVKFHFKTQQGIKNLTDQEAAELVGMDRESSQRDLYEAIEGGDFPRWTMYVQIMPEADAAKVPYHPFDLTKIWPKGDYPLIEVGYFELNKNPENYFADVEQAAFNPAHIVPGISFSPDRMLQGRLFSYGDAQRYRLGVNHYQIPVNTPRCPYHNYHRDGAMRVDGNQGSRLHYEPNSQGEWQEQPDFSEPPLALEGAADRFDYWQDEPDYFTQPGNLFRLLSAAEQQVLFENTARNMNGVPDEIKMKHICHCMQADPAYGAGVAKALGLELPK
- the uvrA gene encoding excinuclease ABC subunit UvrA gives rise to the protein MDTIVVRGARTHNLKNIDIDLPRNKLIVITGLSGSGKSSLAFDTLYAEGQRRYVESLSAYARQFLSMMEKPDVDTIEGLSPAISIEQKSTSHNPRSTVGTITEIYDYLRLLYARAGIPHCPDHHVPLEAQTVSQMVDLVLNREAESRLMLLAPVVRERKGEHLSVFDEMRAQGFVRVRVNGTLYEIDEVPKLDKQKKHSIDVVVDRFKVRDDLAQRLAESFETALRLTDGIALVASMDDDGSEEMVFSARFACPHCGHAISELEPKLFSFNNPAGACPSCDGLGVKQFFDTKRLVNGELTLAEGAIRGWDRRNVYYFQMLNSLADHYGFSLETPFKELDASTQKVVLHGTGKTDIEFRYLNDRGDIVKRSHPFEGIVPNLERRYRETESNTVREELAKYLSTQACPDCEGARLRREARHVWVGDNTLPTITAMPIGEAFEYFSALSLPGKRGEIAEKILKEISARLQFLVNVGLNYLTLNRSADTLSGGEAQRIRLASQIGAGLVGVMYILDEPSIGLHQRDNERLLNTLDHLRKIGNTVIVVEHDEDAIRMADYVVDIGPGAGVHGGEVVAQGTPAEVMANPASLTGQYLSGAVQITYPAERTPINPEKMLRLYGARGNNLKNVNLDLPLGLLTCVTGVSGSGKSTLINNTLYPLMATALNGATTLEAAPYDTLEGVEQLDKVVDIDQSPIGRTPRSNPATYTGIFTPIRELFAGVAESRARGYSPGRFSFNVKGGRCEACQGDGVIKVEMHFLADIYVACDTCKSKRYNRETLDIRYKGKNIHEVLDMTIEEARAFFDPIPALARRLQTLVDVGLSYIRLGQSATTLSGGEAQRVKLSRELSKRDTGQTLYILDEPTTGLHFADIQQLLDVLHRLRDRGNTVVVIEHNLDVIKTADWIIDLGPEGGSGGGEIIATGTPEEIAAVAISHTGRFLTDKL
- the rpmJ gene encoding 50S ribosomal protein L36, whose product is MKVRASVKKLCRNCKIVRREGVIRVICKAEPRHKQRQG
- the rpsM gene encoding 30S ribosomal protein S13, which codes for MARIAGVNIPDNKHTVISLTYIYGIGRTTAQKICAATGVNPAAKLQDLSDEQVEQLRGEVAKLHTEGDLRREINMNIKRLMDLGCYRGLRHRRSLPLRGQRTKTNARTRKGPRKPIRR
- a CDS encoding DNA-directed RNA polymerase subunit alpha; this translates as MQISVNEFLTPRQINVDMVSPTRAKITLEPLERGFGHTLGNALRRILLSSMPGCAVVEVEIDGVLHEYSAIEGVQEDVIEILLNLKGLAVILHGRDEATLTLSKKGPGVVTAADIKLDHDVEIVNGDHVIANLADKGALNMKLRIARGRGYESADSRFTDEDETRSIGRLQIDSLFSPVRRVAYVVENARVEQRTNLDKLIIDLETNGTLDPEEAIRRSATILQHQLAAFVDLQSEVEQVEEKPEDEIDPILLRPVDDLELTVRSANCLKAESIYYIGDLIQRTEVELLKTPNLGKKSLTEIKDVLASRGLSLGMRLDNWPPASLKKDDKATA
- the rpsD gene encoding 30S ribosomal protein S4 — its product is MARYIGPKCKLSRREGTDLFLKSGSRAIESKCNIESAPGQHGQRRTRLSEYGTQLREKQKVRRMYGVLERQFASYYKEAARRKGATGENLLQLLEARLDNVVYRMGYGSTRAESRQLVSHKSITINGKTVNIPSYQVQPGDVVAVREKSKNQLRISQALELCTQRGRVEWVDVDAEKKSGVFKSIPERSDLSADINESLIVELYSK
- the secY gene encoding preprotein translocase subunit SecY, translated to MAKQGSLSAVGGGGLSELWARLRFLFMAIVVYRIGAHIPVPGINPDRLADLFRQNEGTILSLFNMFSGGALERMSIFALGIMPYISASIIMQLMTAVSPHLEQLKKEGESGRRKISQYTRYGTLLLAFVQAIGMSVGLASQGVAFATDFNFYFVAITTFVAGAMFMMWLGEQITERGVGNGISMLIFAGIVAGLPSAIGQSFESARQGDINIFALIAIGILAVAIIGFVVFIERGQRRIAVHYAKRQQGRKVFAAQTSHLPLKVNMAGVIPAIFASSILLFPASLGQWFGQSESMSWLADVSQALAPGQPLNIILFSAGIIFFCFFYTALMFNPKDVAENLKKSGAFIPGIRPGEQSARYIDSVLTRLTAFGALYMTAVCLLPQFLVVAANVPFYLGGTSLLIVVVVVMDFMAQVQSHLVSNQYDSLMKKSNLKSYGSGLMR